The following proteins are encoded in a genomic region of Pelodictyon phaeoclathratiforme BU-1:
- a CDS encoding ATP-dependent Clp protease adaptor ClpS: MNSSLANRWTASLTTPVTKQREQGSGPDLLDAYRVVLFNDEEHTFEEVIEQIIKAVRCSRQKAEKHTWEVHTRGRSIVFAGAMLLCLRVSSILEEIALKTEIQTS; the protein is encoded by the coding sequence AACAGGTGGACGGCATCCCTGACCACTCCAGTAACGAAACAGCGAGAACAAGGCTCCGGGCCCGACCTGCTTGATGCTTACCGCGTTGTCCTGTTCAATGACGAAGAGCATACGTTTGAGGAAGTGATTGAACAGATCATCAAGGCCGTACGCTGCAGTCGCCAAAAAGCTGAAAAACATACATGGGAAGTCCACACCCGAGGCCGCAGCATTGTTTTCGCTGGAGCAATGCTTCTCTGCCTTCGGGTAAGTTCGATTCTTGAAGAGATCGCCCTTAAAACTGAAATCCAGACCAGTTGA
- a CDS encoding YeiH family protein, producing MDKHRSNKDTSKTPYTSTDTEIPTQDQIIEAERCGFQCQAKAAKVRAEVLFPGVLAAITVAAAATFLSDHYGAPTMLFALLIGMAFRFLSEDNGKALAGIQFASTTILRIGVALLGMRITIDQIQSLGIKPLTIVIGSVFLTILFGITLSKAMGRGKRFGILTGGSVGICGASAALAIAAILPKDEYNERNTIFTVISVTALSTLAMIFYPIVARQFGLDDQATGIFLGGTIHDVAQVVGAGYSVSEKTGDTATVIKLLRVSMLVPTVFALSMIFHTRTKIDGETAKKFSFPPFIIFFVLLVGINSTHLVPDQMNKFINEVSRWSLVTAIGALGMKTSLKSLFEVGWKPISIIMAETVFLATLVLGAIYWTS from the coding sequence ATGGATAAACACCGCAGCAACAAGGATACTTCGAAGACCCCTTATACATCGACGGATACAGAAATTCCAACACAGGATCAGATTATCGAAGCTGAACGCTGTGGTTTTCAATGCCAGGCAAAAGCTGCAAAAGTTCGAGCTGAAGTGCTTTTTCCCGGTGTTCTGGCGGCGATTACCGTAGCAGCCGCAGCAACGTTTCTGTCAGACCATTATGGCGCTCCAACGATGTTGTTTGCTCTGCTGATTGGCATGGCATTCCGGTTTCTCTCGGAAGATAACGGTAAAGCGCTTGCAGGCATCCAATTTGCCTCCACAACGATCCTTCGTATCGGCGTGGCGCTTCTCGGAATGCGCATTACCATCGATCAGATTCAGTCTCTCGGCATCAAACCCTTGACCATCGTTATCGGCTCGGTGTTTCTTACCATACTTTTCGGTATTACCCTTTCCAAAGCAATGGGCAGAGGAAAACGCTTCGGCATTCTTACTGGCGGAAGTGTAGGGATCTGTGGCGCATCTGCCGCACTGGCCATTGCAGCCATTCTTCCCAAGGATGAATATAATGAGCGCAACACCATTTTTACCGTTATCAGTGTAACTGCTCTGAGTACCCTTGCAATGATCTTTTATCCCATCGTAGCCAGGCAGTTCGGGCTCGACGATCAGGCTACCGGTATATTCCTTGGCGGAACCATTCACGATGTCGCCCAGGTTGTGGGTGCAGGTTATTCGGTTTCGGAAAAAACCGGCGATACCGCTACCGTAATAAAACTGTTACGCGTTTCCATGCTCGTACCAACGGTGTTCGCTCTCTCGATGATATTCCATACCCGAACAAAAATTGATGGTGAAACGGCAAAAAAGTTTTCGTTCCCTCCTTTTATTATCTTTTTTGTTTTACTGGTCGGTATCAACAGCACCCATCTGGTTCCTGATCAGATGAATAAATTCATCAATGAAGTTTCACGCTGGAGCCTGGTGACCGCCATCGGCGCACTTGGTATGAAGACCTCACTGAAATCTCTTTTTGAAGTCGGCTGGAAACCAATTTCCATCATCATGGCAGAGACAGTATTTCTTGCGACACTTGTTCTGGGAGCCATTTACTGGACCTCCTGA